The following are encoded in a window of Gramella sp. MT6 genomic DNA:
- the truA gene encoding tRNA pseudouridine(38-40) synthase TruA, translating to MFRKRFYYFIKIQYLGYRLHGWQKQPDVKTVEGLITKTLRWVMPDAKCKILGTSRTDAMVSAEESAFELFLDHEPLADLDEFLKDFNKNLPQDIRALSIEEVDEKFNIIQHSKTKEYAYLFSVGDKFHPFCAPFMANFQEDLDIEKMKEAASLFQGKHNFKNYCVRVSDKSTFEREMIKSELVENTEYTANFFPERSYIFHIHASGFLRHQVRLMMGSLVLVGRGELSLEDISNSLKPDSPELQMDYIAPASGLILNKIEFD from the coding sequence TTGTTCCGAAAGCGATTCTATTATTTTATTAAGATTCAGTATTTAGGTTACCGTTTGCATGGTTGGCAAAAACAACCAGATGTAAAAACCGTGGAAGGTTTGATCACTAAAACATTGAGATGGGTCATGCCCGATGCGAAATGTAAAATTCTTGGGACTAGCAGGACAGATGCCATGGTTTCTGCAGAAGAATCTGCTTTTGAATTATTCCTTGATCATGAACCTCTTGCAGACCTGGATGAATTTCTGAAAGATTTCAACAAAAACCTTCCCCAGGATATTAGGGCATTAAGTATAGAAGAAGTAGATGAAAAGTTCAATATCATCCAGCATTCCAAAACCAAGGAATACGCCTATTTGTTTAGCGTAGGGGACAAATTTCATCCTTTTTGCGCTCCCTTTATGGCAAATTTCCAGGAAGATCTGGATATTGAAAAAATGAAGGAAGCCGCAAGCTTATTCCAGGGAAAACATAATTTTAAAAACTATTGCGTTCGGGTTTCAGATAAGAGCACTTTTGAGAGAGAGATGATCAAATCTGAACTGGTAGAGAATACTGAGTATACCGCCAATTTCTTCCCGGAGCGTTCCTATATTTTCCATATTCATGCCTCCGGATTTTTGCGTCACCAGGTTAGGCTCATGATGGGCAGCCTCGTGCTGGTAGGCAGGGGAGAGTTAAGCCTTGAGGACATCAGTAATAGTCTTAAACCTGATAGTCCCGAATTACAAATGGACTATATTGCCCCGGCTTCCGGATTAATATTAAATAAAATCGAATTCGATTGA
- the recQ gene encoding DNA helicase RecQ, with amino-acid sequence MKEAVLLDTLKEYFGYESFRPLQKKIIASVFDGKDNLVIMPTGGGKSICYQLPGILLPEITLVISPLIALMKDQVDGLNANGVPAAYLNSSQDEADKQAIFQKIDNKEIKLLYVAPESLQFVDRFLTDGKVSLIAIDEAHCISSWGHDFRPAYTQLGYLKNRFPSTPVLALTATADKATRNDICKQLNIPNAKKHVASFDRKNLSLEVKQGIKRFEQISDFLKNRKKESGIIYCLSRKTTEELASKLKVKGFKAEAYHAGLDHLERSQIQDDFINDEKQIICATIAFGMGIDKSNIRWVIHYNMPKNLEGYYQEIGRAGRDGLPSDTLLFHSYSDVIQLQKFASNAKNEEVQLAKLDRMKQYSEALSCRRKILLSYFGEYLEEDCGNCDICRNPPEFFDGTVIAQKALSCIFRLKASEPISAVIDVLRGSQNEVVRRSNYQELSTYGIGKDISWHHWQQYIIQLINLGYIEIAFDRNNRLQLTEQAKKVLFENEKVPLADVKDKKPQAQAEKTTTANNSLFERLRQLRLEIAREEDIPAYLIFNDAALKDMEKQRPMSDSEFMLINGVGRKKMEDYGFRFIKEIIAFSKEKREKKTKKKTKKGNTLKETLSLYKDGLSVEEIAKERGVARNTIFSHLIKLYDEGEEVNLKQFVPKSELQSIKTAKKKLDNPSGLRTYFEHFEEAIPYETIKISLKILEKE; translated from the coding sequence TACCAGGGATTTTGCTTCCAGAGATCACCCTGGTCATTTCTCCGCTTATTGCCTTAATGAAAGATCAGGTGGATGGGTTAAATGCCAATGGGGTTCCCGCGGCTTACTTGAATAGCAGTCAAGATGAAGCAGATAAGCAGGCTATTTTTCAAAAGATCGATAATAAGGAGATCAAATTACTATATGTAGCACCCGAAAGTCTTCAGTTCGTAGACCGGTTCCTCACCGATGGTAAGGTAAGCCTTATTGCCATAGATGAGGCACACTGTATTTCCAGCTGGGGTCACGATTTCAGGCCGGCCTATACTCAACTTGGTTATTTAAAGAATCGCTTCCCTTCTACTCCGGTTCTGGCGCTAACCGCTACTGCAGATAAAGCTACCCGAAACGACATCTGCAAACAGCTTAATATCCCGAATGCTAAGAAACATGTAGCCTCCTTTGATCGTAAGAACCTGAGTCTCGAGGTGAAACAAGGTATTAAACGTTTTGAACAGATCTCAGATTTTTTAAAGAACAGAAAAAAAGAAAGTGGTATCATCTATTGTTTAAGCCGAAAGACCACTGAAGAACTTGCTTCAAAACTAAAAGTAAAAGGTTTTAAAGCCGAAGCCTACCACGCTGGCCTGGATCACCTGGAGCGTTCACAGATCCAGGATGATTTCATCAATGACGAAAAACAGATCATCTGCGCGACCATCGCTTTTGGGATGGGTATCGATAAATCGAATATCCGCTGGGTGATACATTACAACATGCCGAAGAACCTGGAAGGTTATTACCAGGAGATTGGCCGTGCAGGAAGAGATGGATTACCATCAGACACACTTCTCTTTCATAGTTACTCCGATGTGATCCAGCTTCAGAAATTCGCTTCGAATGCCAAGAACGAAGAAGTTCAGCTGGCTAAACTGGATAGGATGAAGCAATATTCAGAAGCTCTGAGCTGCCGCCGAAAGATCCTCTTAAGTTATTTCGGGGAATACCTGGAAGAAGATTGTGGTAACTGCGATATATGCCGGAATCCACCTGAATTCTTCGATGGAACGGTAATAGCACAAAAAGCACTTTCCTGTATCTTCAGGTTGAAAGCTTCTGAACCAATTTCGGCCGTGATCGATGTTCTTCGTGGTTCCCAGAACGAAGTAGTAAGAAGAAGTAATTACCAGGAACTCTCTACTTACGGGATCGGTAAGGATATTTCCTGGCATCATTGGCAGCAATACATCATTCAGCTTATCAATTTAGGATATATAGAGATCGCTTTCGACCGCAACAATAGACTGCAACTTACCGAACAGGCTAAAAAAGTCCTTTTCGAAAATGAAAAAGTGCCTCTGGCAGATGTCAAGGATAAAAAACCACAGGCACAGGCTGAAAAAACTACTACTGCAAATAATTCCTTATTCGAAAGATTAAGGCAATTGCGACTGGAAATTGCCCGGGAAGAAGATATTCCTGCTTATCTCATCTTTAATGACGCTGCCTTAAAGGATATGGAAAAACAACGACCAATGTCAGATTCCGAATTCATGCTCATTAATGGAGTGGGAAGAAAGAAAATGGAGGATTATGGTTTTAGATTTATAAAGGAGATCATTGCTTTTAGCAAGGAAAAAAGAGAAAAGAAAACAAAAAAGAAGACCAAAAAAGGGAATACTTTAAAAGAAACCCTGTCTCTTTATAAAGATGGTTTAAGTGTAGAGGAGATCGCAAAAGAACGAGGCGTTGCCAGGAATACGATATTCTCCCATTTAATAAAACTCTATGATGAAGGTGAAGAAGTAAACCTGAAGCAATTCGTGCCTAAATCTGAGCTGCAATCCATTAAAACTGCCAAAAAGAAACTGGATAATCCCAGCGGACTAAGAACCTATTTTGAACATTTTGAAGAAGCTATTCCGTATGAAACCATCAAGATCTCATTAAAGATCCTGGAAAAGGAATAG